A genomic window from Chanodichthys erythropterus isolate Z2021 chromosome 1, ASM2448905v1, whole genome shotgun sequence includes:
- the sorbs2b gene encoding sorbin and SH3 domain-containing protein 1 isoform X5, translated as MPGLFDIKTQEGEIFNMNTDSESQSKDSDLWRPSSSTSDGLRNGDMCSSSLAAKGYRSVRPNFQDKKSPTPAKEHSVHSHRLLSTEDQISCSSQAEQSYMYPPSRELERHVAFFAIRINPKPQISGRRTQALSLRPPTPPKRMDLPDSHSRPCPPLPSAAPPVPEVPVLLKQSYPGTALTSQSLPNRLRFSLDFISSRAPDHHPETPSPGPPSPGSEPLLGQSRCSSRTQSEASTAVLEELRACGLGPEGGTRTPSPTLSQMSAVTDNIWLHFPAASTANGQMTVNGGLTVPASPCSHLQRPFSPSTYPPPPSLSPSITAMQQARTTASESSTPIYTNVDPPARAPQTDRKETTGKAPQYTGIGPVDESGIPIAIRTTVDRPKDWYKTMFKQIHVVPKSENEWPASRTATDPVTSTGTFSKQDKHAAPNAVQAHPAPKTGTYRPITKSVSDNGVYGFRVPAPSSLPSALPTSASTQQRSGEREAPQRGRSTPDMNEWGPPDRKVDTRKYRAEPRSIFDYEPGKSSVLEQERTTSNLRPEDIDLENEPWYKFFAELEFGRPPPKKRLDYNPESSPRFRAETSLYQPSSDRSLERPSSSVNDNKRRRKSEPATAQPRAQSNVGTTQTSVRPPELPKSSSTQRNPLTSPGSLAATRTKDQDTSREYSYPDVGSHTQQSRRQTPEVREKLPARAIYDFKAQTAKELTFKKGETVYITRQIDNNWYEGEYHGHVGIFPISYVEKIPPSERHQPARPPPPAQSREIGEAIARYNFNADTNVELSLRKGERVILLRQVDKNWFEGKIPGTNKQGIFPVSYVDVVKKTTVQSTGQPPGPSIPTSYSSDRLNSRPSSARTLFNSPSPTVRPFSSSSPSPQRAAHLQAITSEWLALTLGLSPSGTPAPTPPPFPSNFQPYYEVLDSAISPSPASSMLGRSPALTPRSSTPALKEGHFIPIFSPKSYMSPEPSLSPQPYLTSASFTPSPTSPSFDTSPRSASVIEILSSQKSDLPEKELQLFSDCKDHYKPGQTDSPKLRSPIDLVVFEAHESPLDILPPKDPDDDLCEELVSIIKASQSKGTFIEEEGFYHQEPDIMEKLPRLFIEEEPKEDNGFLNEPLTSNTFAPVQPAQSEGSDSEMSLPFTQPSSAKYSPPSPRSTPPLPGVSQSPPPSAKLFPRQDLRSSKVKPVLRRDVVVVGKPPRSPVMSRRSCGSPVRGQNFSPSHRSQRQAYVHDPLQGVGEPFQALYNYTPRNEDELELKEGDVVDVMEKCDDGWFVGTCRRTKFFGTFPGNYVKRM; from the exons ACTCTGAATCACAATCCAAAGATTCAG ATTTATGGAGGCCCAGCAGCAGCACCAGTGATGGTCTGAGAAACGGTGACATGTGCTCTTCCTCTCTGGCAGCTAAAGGATACAGAAGTGTCAGGCCCAACTTTCAGGATAAAAAGTCTCCCACACCA GCAAAAGAGCATAGTGTCCATTCCCACAGACTGCTGTCCACAGAGGACCAAATCTCATGCTCTTCACAAGCAGAGCAGTCCTACATGTACCCCCCATCTAGGGAGTTGGAGAGACACGTAGCTTTCTTCGCCATTCGCATTAACCCTAAGCCACAGATATCGGGACGGCGCACACAGGCACTTTCTTTGAGACCCCCCACCCCTCCTAAACGGATGGACCTCCCGGATAGCCACTCACGCCCCTGCCCTCCACTGCCATCTGCAGCCCCTCCAGTG CCTGAGGTTCCAGTCCTTCTTAAACAAAGCTATCCTGGAACAGCACTGACCTCACAGTCACTCCCTAATCGGCTCAGATTCTCCCTCGATTTCATCAGCTCCAGAGCACCTGACCATCACCCCGAGACCCCTTCTCCAGGCCCTCCCTCTCCCGGCTCGGAGCCTCTACTGGGGCAGAGCCGCTGCTCTTCCCGCACTCAGAGCGAAGCATCCACAGCAGTGCTGGAGGAGTTGAGGGCTTGTGGACTAGGCCCAGAGGGTGGCACTCGTACCCCTTCTCCAACCCTCAGCCAGATGAGTGCGGTCACAGACAACATCTGGTTACACTTCCCTGCAGCTAGCACCGCTAAT GGCCAGATGACTGTGAACGGGGGTCTGACTGTGCCAGCAAGTCCTTGTAGTCACCTCCAAAGACCCTTCTCTCCCTCAACATACCCTCCTCCTCCTTCACTGAGCCCTAGTATTACAGCCATGCAGCAGGCTAGAACCACTG CCTCTGAGTCCAGCACTCCAATCTACACCAACGTGGATCCTCCAGCAAGAGCGCCACAGACTGACAGAAAAGAAACAACAGGGAAAGCTCCGCAATATACTGGCATTGGTCCTGTGGATGAGTCTGGGATTCCCATTGCCATACGAACG ACCGTTGACAGGCCAAAAGATTGGTACAAGACCATGTTCAAACAGATTCATGTGGTGCCTAAATCAG AGAACGAGTGGCCGGCATCCCGTACTGCCACAGACCCTGTTACAAGTACTGGTACTTTTTCTAAACAag ATAAGCATGCTGCCCCTAATGCTGTTCAGGCCCATCCTGCACCTAAAACCGGCACTTACCGGCCTATCACCAAGAGTGTCTCTGATAATGGCGTATACGGTTTCAGGGTGCCTGCTCCCTCTTCTCTCCCTTCTGCTCTGCCCACATCAGCATCCACACAACAGAGATCCGGTGAAAGGGAGGCACCACAGAGAGGGAGGAGCACACCTGACAT GAATGAGTGGGGTCCTCCTGATAGAAAGGTTGACACACGGAAATACAGAGCAGAGCCGAGGAGTATTTTTGACTATGAGCCGGGGAAGTCGTCTGTTTTAGAGCAAGAAAGAACG ACAAGTAACTTAAGACCTGAGGACATAGATTTAGAGAATGAGCCGTGGTATAAGTTCTTTGCTGAACTGGAGTTTGGGCGGCCG CCTCCAAAAAAACGTCTTGATTACAATCCAGAGAGCTCACCTCGATTCCGCGCAGAG ACCTCCCTTTATCAGCCATCCTCAGACAGGAGCCTTGAAAGGCCATCAAG CTCTGTAAATGATAACAAGAGGAGACGGAAATCCGAACCTGCAACAGCTCAGCCTAGGGCACAGAGCAATGTGGGCACAACACAAACGTCTGTGAGACCACCAGAGCTGCCCAAGAGCAGCAGCACACAGAGGAATCCCCTCACCAGCCCCGGTTCCCTCGCGGCCACCAGGACTAAAG ATCAGGACACATCCAGAGAATACTCTTACCCTGATGTGGGCAGCCACACACAGCAGAGCAGAAGACAAACCCCTGAAGTCAGAGAG AAACTGCCAGCCAGAGCAATATATGACTTCAAAGCACAGACAGCGAA AGAGCTGACGTTTAAGAAAGGAGAGACGGTATACATCACTCGGCAGATAGATAATAACTGGTATGAAGGAGAATATCATGGACATGTGGGCATCTTCCCCATCTCATATGTTGAG AAAATCCCTCCTTCAGAGCGACATCAGCCAGCGAGACCTCCTCCTCCAGCTCAAAGCAGAGAAATTGGAGAAGCAATTGCCCGCTACAACTTTAATGCTGATACTAATGTGGAACTTTCATTaagaaaa GGCGAGCGCGTTATTCTGTTGCGGCAGGTGGATAAGAACTGGTTTGAGGGCAAGATCCCAGGTACAAACAAACAAGGGATTTTTCCAGTGTCTTATGTGGATGTCGTTAAGAAGACCACAGTACAAAGTACTGGTCAACCTCCTGGGCCCAGTATACCCACCAGCTACTCCAGTGACAGACTGAACAGTAGG CCGTCATCTGCACGTACCCTCTTCAACTCTCCATCCCCAACTGTCCGTCCATTCTCCTCATCCTCTCCTAGTCCACAAAGAGCCGCACACCTTCAGGCCATCACCAGCGAGTGGTTGGCCCTCACTCTGGGTCTGTCTCCTTCAGGAACCCCTGCCCCTACACCTCCTCCCTTCCCTTCCAATTTCCAGCCATACTATGAAGTGTTGGACTCTGCCATCTCCCCTTCTCCCGCCTCCTCCATGCTGGGCCGCTCTCCAGCCCTCACTCCCCGCTCCTCCACTCCTGCGCTCAAAGAGGGCCACTTCATTCCCATCTTCTCCCCAAAGTCTTACATGTCCCCCGAACCCAGCCTGTCACCACAACCTTACCTCACCTCCGCCTCCTTCACTCCTTCGCCCACCTCACCCTCATTCGACACCAGCCCCAGGTCTGCCAGTGTCATAGAGATACTCTCCAGTCAAAAATCAGATTTACCTGAGAAGGAACTGCAGTTGTTCTCAGATTGCAAAGACCACTATAAACCAGGCCAGACAGACTCCCCTAAATTGCGTAGCCCTATTGACTTGGTTGTTTTTGAGGCGCATGAATCCCCATTGGATATTCTGCCACCAAAAGACCCCGATGATGATCTATGTGAGGAGTTAGTGTCAATCATTAAGGCCAGCCAATCAAAGGGCACATTCATAGAAGAAGAGGGATTTTATCACCAGGAACCAGATATAATGGAAAAGCTTCCCAGACTGTTTATAGAGGAAGAGCCGAAAGAAGACAACGGCTTCTTAAATGAACCCCTGACATCAAATACGTTTGCTCCAGTCCAACCCGCCCAGAGTGAGGGTTCAGATAGTGAG ATGTCATTGCCGTTCACACAGCCCTCATCGGCTAAATACTCTCCCCCCTCCCCGCGCTCCACCCCCCCTTTGCCTGGGGTTTCACAGTCGCCCCCTCCCTCTGCAAAACTGTTCCCTCGACAGGACCTCCGCTCCTCAAAGGTCAAG CCTGTGTTAAGGCGTGATGTTGTGGTTGTTGGTAAGCCCCCTCGTAGCCCTGTGATGTCTAGGAGGTCCTGCGGATCGCCTGTTAGAGGTCAAAACTTTTCACCATCTCATAGG tCCCAAAGACAAGCATATGTCCATGATCCGCTTCAAGGTGTAGGAGAACC ATTTCAAGCCCTGTATAACTACACGCCACGAAATGAAGATGAGCTGGAGCTGAAGGAGGGGGATGTTGTTGACGTCATGGAGAAGTGCGATGATGGATGGTTTGTGG gaACGTGCAGGAGAACCAAATTTTTTGGAACCTTTCCTGGGAACTATGTGAAGCGGATGTAA
- the sorbs2b gene encoding sorbin and SH3 domain-containing protein 1 isoform X2: MPGLFDIKTQEGEIFNMNTDSGGHIRKSATLLLTLTPMKRIQSSPNLYSLTDSESQSKDSDLWRPSSSTSDGLRNGDMCSSSLAAKGYRSVRPNFQDKKSPTPAKEHSVHSHRLLSTEDQISCSSQAEQSYMYPPSRELERHVAFFAIRINPKPQISGRRTQALSLRPPTPPKRMDLPDSHSRPCPPLPSAAPPVPEVPVLLKQSYPGTALTSQSLPNRLRFSLDFISSRAPDHHPETPSPGPPSPGSEPLLGQSRCSSRTQSEASTAVLEELRACGLGPEGGTRTPSPTLSQMSAVTDNIWLHFPAASTANGQMTVNGGLTVPASPCSHLQRPFSPSTYPPPPSLSPSITAMQQARTTASESSTPIYTNVDPPARAPQTDRKETTGKAPQYTGIGPVDESGIPIAIRTTVDRPKDWYKTMFKQIHVVPKSENEWPASRTATDPVTSTDKHAAPNAVQAHPAPKTGTYRPITKSVSDNGVYGFRVPAPSSLPSALPTSASTQQRSGEREAPQRGRSTPDMNEWGPPDRKVDTRKYRAEPRSIFDYEPGKSSVLEQERTTSNLRPEDIDLENEPWYKFFAELEFGRPPPKKRLDYNPESSPRFRAETSLYQPSSDRSLERPSSSVNDNKRRRKSEPATAQPRAQSNVGTTQTSVRPPELPKSSSTQRNPLTSPGSLAATRTKDQDTSREYSYPDVGSHTQQSRRQTPEVREKLPARAIYDFKAQTAKELTFKKGETVYITRQIDNNWYEGEYHGHVGIFPISYVEKIPPSERHQPARPPPPAQSREIGEAIARYNFNADTNVELSLRKGERVILLRQVDKNWFEGKIPGTNKQGIFPVSYVDVVKKTTVQSTGQPPGPSIPTSYSSDRLNSRPSSARTLFNSPSPTVRPFSSSSPSPQRAAHLQAITSEWLALTLGLSPSGTPAPTPPPFPSNFQPYYEVLDSAISPSPASSMLGRSPALTPRSSTPALKEGHFIPIFSPKSYMSPEPSLSPQPYLTSASFTPSPTSPSFDTSPRSASVIEILSSQKSDLPEKELQLFSDCKDHYKPGQTDSPKLRSPIDLVVFEAHESPLDILPPKDPDDDLCEELVSIIKASQSKGTFIEEEGFYHQEPDIMEKLPRLFIEEEPKEDNGFLNEPLTSNTFAPVQPAQSEGSDSEMSLPFTQPSSAKYSPPSPRSTPPLPGVSQSPPPSAKLFPRQDLRSSKVKPVLRRDVVVVGKPPRSPVMSRRSCGSPVRGQNFSPSHRSQRQAYVHDPLQGVGEPFQALYNYTPRNEDELELKEGDVVDVMEKCDDGWFVGTCRRTKFFGTFPGNYVKRM, translated from the exons ACAGTGGAGGACATATCCGCAAAAGCGCCACGCTTTTACTCACTCTAACCCCCATGAAGAGAATCCAGAGCTCACCAAACCTATACTCGCTCACAG ACTCTGAATCACAATCCAAAGATTCAG ATTTATGGAGGCCCAGCAGCAGCACCAGTGATGGTCTGAGAAACGGTGACATGTGCTCTTCCTCTCTGGCAGCTAAAGGATACAGAAGTGTCAGGCCCAACTTTCAGGATAAAAAGTCTCCCACACCA GCAAAAGAGCATAGTGTCCATTCCCACAGACTGCTGTCCACAGAGGACCAAATCTCATGCTCTTCACAAGCAGAGCAGTCCTACATGTACCCCCCATCTAGGGAGTTGGAGAGACACGTAGCTTTCTTCGCCATTCGCATTAACCCTAAGCCACAGATATCGGGACGGCGCACACAGGCACTTTCTTTGAGACCCCCCACCCCTCCTAAACGGATGGACCTCCCGGATAGCCACTCACGCCCCTGCCCTCCACTGCCATCTGCAGCCCCTCCAGTG CCTGAGGTTCCAGTCCTTCTTAAACAAAGCTATCCTGGAACAGCACTGACCTCACAGTCACTCCCTAATCGGCTCAGATTCTCCCTCGATTTCATCAGCTCCAGAGCACCTGACCATCACCCCGAGACCCCTTCTCCAGGCCCTCCCTCTCCCGGCTCGGAGCCTCTACTGGGGCAGAGCCGCTGCTCTTCCCGCACTCAGAGCGAAGCATCCACAGCAGTGCTGGAGGAGTTGAGGGCTTGTGGACTAGGCCCAGAGGGTGGCACTCGTACCCCTTCTCCAACCCTCAGCCAGATGAGTGCGGTCACAGACAACATCTGGTTACACTTCCCTGCAGCTAGCACCGCTAAT GGCCAGATGACTGTGAACGGGGGTCTGACTGTGCCAGCAAGTCCTTGTAGTCACCTCCAAAGACCCTTCTCTCCCTCAACATACCCTCCTCCTCCTTCACTGAGCCCTAGTATTACAGCCATGCAGCAGGCTAGAACCACTG CCTCTGAGTCCAGCACTCCAATCTACACCAACGTGGATCCTCCAGCAAGAGCGCCACAGACTGACAGAAAAGAAACAACAGGGAAAGCTCCGCAATATACTGGCATTGGTCCTGTGGATGAGTCTGGGATTCCCATTGCCATACGAACG ACCGTTGACAGGCCAAAAGATTGGTACAAGACCATGTTCAAACAGATTCATGTGGTGCCTAAATCAG AGAACGAGTGGCCGGCATCCCGTACTGCCACAGACCCTGTTACAAGTACTG ATAAGCATGCTGCCCCTAATGCTGTTCAGGCCCATCCTGCACCTAAAACCGGCACTTACCGGCCTATCACCAAGAGTGTCTCTGATAATGGCGTATACGGTTTCAGGGTGCCTGCTCCCTCTTCTCTCCCTTCTGCTCTGCCCACATCAGCATCCACACAACAGAGATCCGGTGAAAGGGAGGCACCACAGAGAGGGAGGAGCACACCTGACAT GAATGAGTGGGGTCCTCCTGATAGAAAGGTTGACACACGGAAATACAGAGCAGAGCCGAGGAGTATTTTTGACTATGAGCCGGGGAAGTCGTCTGTTTTAGAGCAAGAAAGAACG ACAAGTAACTTAAGACCTGAGGACATAGATTTAGAGAATGAGCCGTGGTATAAGTTCTTTGCTGAACTGGAGTTTGGGCGGCCG CCTCCAAAAAAACGTCTTGATTACAATCCAGAGAGCTCACCTCGATTCCGCGCAGAG ACCTCCCTTTATCAGCCATCCTCAGACAGGAGCCTTGAAAGGCCATCAAG CTCTGTAAATGATAACAAGAGGAGACGGAAATCCGAACCTGCAACAGCTCAGCCTAGGGCACAGAGCAATGTGGGCACAACACAAACGTCTGTGAGACCACCAGAGCTGCCCAAGAGCAGCAGCACACAGAGGAATCCCCTCACCAGCCCCGGTTCCCTCGCGGCCACCAGGACTAAAG ATCAGGACACATCCAGAGAATACTCTTACCCTGATGTGGGCAGCCACACACAGCAGAGCAGAAGACAAACCCCTGAAGTCAGAGAG AAACTGCCAGCCAGAGCAATATATGACTTCAAAGCACAGACAGCGAA AGAGCTGACGTTTAAGAAAGGAGAGACGGTATACATCACTCGGCAGATAGATAATAACTGGTATGAAGGAGAATATCATGGACATGTGGGCATCTTCCCCATCTCATATGTTGAG AAAATCCCTCCTTCAGAGCGACATCAGCCAGCGAGACCTCCTCCTCCAGCTCAAAGCAGAGAAATTGGAGAAGCAATTGCCCGCTACAACTTTAATGCTGATACTAATGTGGAACTTTCATTaagaaaa GGCGAGCGCGTTATTCTGTTGCGGCAGGTGGATAAGAACTGGTTTGAGGGCAAGATCCCAGGTACAAACAAACAAGGGATTTTTCCAGTGTCTTATGTGGATGTCGTTAAGAAGACCACAGTACAAAGTACTGGTCAACCTCCTGGGCCCAGTATACCCACCAGCTACTCCAGTGACAGACTGAACAGTAGG CCGTCATCTGCACGTACCCTCTTCAACTCTCCATCCCCAACTGTCCGTCCATTCTCCTCATCCTCTCCTAGTCCACAAAGAGCCGCACACCTTCAGGCCATCACCAGCGAGTGGTTGGCCCTCACTCTGGGTCTGTCTCCTTCAGGAACCCCTGCCCCTACACCTCCTCCCTTCCCTTCCAATTTCCAGCCATACTATGAAGTGTTGGACTCTGCCATCTCCCCTTCTCCCGCCTCCTCCATGCTGGGCCGCTCTCCAGCCCTCACTCCCCGCTCCTCCACTCCTGCGCTCAAAGAGGGCCACTTCATTCCCATCTTCTCCCCAAAGTCTTACATGTCCCCCGAACCCAGCCTGTCACCACAACCTTACCTCACCTCCGCCTCCTTCACTCCTTCGCCCACCTCACCCTCATTCGACACCAGCCCCAGGTCTGCCAGTGTCATAGAGATACTCTCCAGTCAAAAATCAGATTTACCTGAGAAGGAACTGCAGTTGTTCTCAGATTGCAAAGACCACTATAAACCAGGCCAGACAGACTCCCCTAAATTGCGTAGCCCTATTGACTTGGTTGTTTTTGAGGCGCATGAATCCCCATTGGATATTCTGCCACCAAAAGACCCCGATGATGATCTATGTGAGGAGTTAGTGTCAATCATTAAGGCCAGCCAATCAAAGGGCACATTCATAGAAGAAGAGGGATTTTATCACCAGGAACCAGATATAATGGAAAAGCTTCCCAGACTGTTTATAGAGGAAGAGCCGAAAGAAGACAACGGCTTCTTAAATGAACCCCTGACATCAAATACGTTTGCTCCAGTCCAACCCGCCCAGAGTGAGGGTTCAGATAGTGAG ATGTCATTGCCGTTCACACAGCCCTCATCGGCTAAATACTCTCCCCCCTCCCCGCGCTCCACCCCCCCTTTGCCTGGGGTTTCACAGTCGCCCCCTCCCTCTGCAAAACTGTTCCCTCGACAGGACCTCCGCTCCTCAAAGGTCAAG CCTGTGTTAAGGCGTGATGTTGTGGTTGTTGGTAAGCCCCCTCGTAGCCCTGTGATGTCTAGGAGGTCCTGCGGATCGCCTGTTAGAGGTCAAAACTTTTCACCATCTCATAGG tCCCAAAGACAAGCATATGTCCATGATCCGCTTCAAGGTGTAGGAGAACC ATTTCAAGCCCTGTATAACTACACGCCACGAAATGAAGATGAGCTGGAGCTGAAGGAGGGGGATGTTGTTGACGTCATGGAGAAGTGCGATGATGGATGGTTTGTGG gaACGTGCAGGAGAACCAAATTTTTTGGAACCTTTCCTGGGAACTATGTGAAGCGGATGTAA